One stretch of Caldinitratiruptor microaerophilus DNA includes these proteins:
- a CDS encoding IclR family transcriptional regulator: MPHVPALVRALDILELVAREEAISLSEVSRKLNLPRSTAHALLTTLGARGYLHRRADGKFQLGLALVGLARRVIVDVDVRDVARPVMEQLVHTVRETVHLAVLDPEDFEVVYIEKIESPMPIVLASWVGKKNPAYCTAVGKSLLAWLPEPELQRFLDRGGWQQFTPNTRATREALESELRNVRAMGYSLDREEHHLGVRCVGAPIFDRAGRAVAALSVAGPAGRMPDDRIPELAQQVRAASQLISRLLGGKV; this comes from the coding sequence GTGCCTCATGTACCGGCGCTCGTGCGGGCACTCGACATTCTGGAGCTCGTTGCCAGAGAGGAAGCGATCAGTCTCTCCGAGGTGAGCCGCAAGCTCAACCTTCCCAGGAGCACCGCACACGCGCTTTTGACCACGCTCGGAGCCCGAGGCTACCTTCACCGGCGCGCGGACGGCAAGTTCCAGCTTGGCCTGGCCCTTGTCGGCTTGGCACGCCGGGTCATCGTGGATGTGGACGTCCGGGACGTGGCACGCCCCGTCATGGAACAACTGGTTCACACGGTCCGGGAGACGGTTCACCTGGCGGTGCTGGACCCGGAGGACTTCGAGGTCGTCTACATCGAGAAGATCGAGAGTCCCATGCCGATCGTGCTCGCCTCGTGGGTGGGCAAGAAGAACCCGGCATACTGCACGGCCGTGGGAAAGTCACTTCTCGCCTGGTTACCGGAACCGGAACTCCAGCGCTTTCTCGATCGCGGAGGCTGGCAGCAATTTACCCCGAATACCCGTGCAACCCGTGAGGCACTGGAGAGCGAACTCCGGAATGTGCGTGCGATGGGGTACTCGCTCGACCGGGAGGAACACCACCTGGGTGTCCGCTGCGTGGGGGCCCCGATCTTCGACCGTGCAGGGCGCGCGGTTGCGGCCCTGAGCGTGGCGGGGCCAGCTGGGCGTATGCCCGACGACCGCATTCCGGAACTCGCGCAGCAGGTTCGCGCCGCCTCTCAGCTCATATCCCGCCTCCTCGGGGGGAAGGTGTAA
- a CDS encoding zinc-dependent alcohol dehydrogenase: protein MHALVWHGPRSMALEVVPEPTVAPGEVLVEVEAVGICGSEISGYLGENALRRPPLIMGHEFIGRVVDAPGAGSLLPGQRVVVNPLLSCGDCRMCHLGLENLCEHRALLGAQRPGAFAERVAVPERNCLPVPETLPPVLGVAVEPLACALRAVELGHVGLGDRVAVFGAGAIGLFAVALAARAGASMVAVVDVNESRLRTAQAWGATHLLNARTHPGEEILLLTASLGADVVIDAVGRSVTRREAIRAVRPGGRVVLVGLHEAESPIQANDVVRREIHVTGSFAYRVHTFEQALSLIQLGIVPTGGGWYDERTLAAGPVSFEELVAGAVSVSKVILRP, encoded by the coding sequence ATGCATGCCCTCGTTTGGCACGGCCCCCGCTCGATGGCCCTGGAGGTCGTGCCCGAACCAACCGTCGCCCCTGGCGAGGTGCTTGTGGAGGTCGAGGCCGTAGGCATCTGCGGGTCGGAGATATCTGGCTACCTCGGGGAGAATGCCTTGCGCAGACCGCCACTCATCATGGGGCACGAGTTCATCGGACGCGTGGTGGACGCACCGGGAGCCGGAAGCCTGCTTCCCGGACAGCGCGTCGTGGTGAATCCGCTGCTTTCCTGTGGGGATTGCCGGATGTGTCACCTTGGCCTCGAGAATTTGTGCGAGCACCGCGCACTTCTTGGGGCGCAGAGGCCGGGGGCGTTTGCCGAGCGGGTCGCTGTCCCCGAACGTAACTGCTTGCCGGTTCCTGAAACCCTACCACCGGTGCTGGGAGTGGCGGTGGAACCCCTCGCCTGTGCCCTGCGGGCCGTGGAACTTGGGCATGTCGGCCTGGGGGACCGGGTGGCTGTGTTTGGCGCAGGAGCCATTGGCCTTTTCGCCGTGGCTCTCGCCGCGCGGGCCGGAGCGAGCATGGTCGCTGTCGTGGACGTGAACGAGAGCCGGCTGCGGACGGCGCAGGCGTGGGGCGCCACGCATCTGTTGAACGCCCGTACCCATCCCGGCGAGGAGATCCTTCTCCTGACCGCGTCGCTTGGGGCCGATGTGGTGATCGACGCTGTCGGCCGCAGCGTCACCCGGCGGGAAGCCATCCGCGCGGTCAGACCGGGTGGGCGCGTCGTTCTTGTAGGGCTGCACGAGGCTGAATCACCCATTCAGGCCAATGATGTGGTCCGCCGGGAGATCCACGTCACAGGGTCGTTCGCGTACAGGGTTCACACGTTCGAGCAGGCGCTGTCGCTTATCCAACTCGGAATAGTCCCGACAGGTGGCGGCTGGTATGACGAGAGGACACTCGCCGCAGGGCCCGTGTCGTTCGAAGAACTGGTGGCGGGGGCAGTATCCGTGTCCAAGGTCATCTTGCGGCCGTGA
- a CDS encoding SDR family NAD(P)-dependent oxidoreductase, producing MELSGNVAFVTGAARGIGAAIARALVREGAAVVVADVLEAQGEHVASTLREAGGRAVYVHVDVRRPDEVDAAMARTLDTFGGLDILVNNAGVFYPSPFPQTEPFAEWYRVVEVIFHGTYHCSKRAAEVMIRQGRGGRIVNVTSVHEFLGERAATHYDAAKGAVGGMARAMACDLAPHGILVNNVAPGFVDTDMSVVNGVNELQTEDFRRVYIEGRRIPLARPARPEEVAEVVLFLCSPRNTYMTGTTVVVDGGLSITF from the coding sequence GTGGAACTCAGCGGTAACGTGGCCTTCGTGACCGGTGCCGCCCGGGGCATCGGCGCCGCCATCGCCAGGGCCCTCGTCCGAGAAGGCGCTGCGGTGGTTGTCGCTGACGTGCTCGAGGCGCAAGGTGAGCACGTGGCCTCCACCTTGCGGGAAGCCGGCGGGAGAGCAGTATACGTGCACGTGGACGTGCGCCGGCCGGACGAAGTCGATGCGGCCATGGCGCGAACGCTCGACACGTTTGGTGGCCTGGATATCCTAGTGAATAACGCGGGCGTCTTCTACCCTTCGCCGTTCCCTCAGACGGAGCCATTCGCCGAGTGGTACCGCGTCGTGGAAGTTATCTTCCACGGAACATATCACTGTTCGAAAAGGGCTGCCGAGGTCATGATCCGGCAGGGTCGCGGAGGTCGCATCGTGAACGTCACGTCCGTTCACGAGTTCCTGGGCGAGCGGGCGGCCACACACTATGACGCCGCCAAGGGGGCGGTCGGAGGAATGGCCCGCGCCATGGCCTGCGACCTCGCCCCCCACGGGATTCTGGTCAACAACGTCGCTCCGGGTTTCGTGGACACGGACATGTCAGTCGTAAACGGTGTCAACGAGTTGCAAACCGAGGATTTCCGCAGGGTTTACATCGAAGGACGGCGCATCCCCCTGGCGCGGCCTGCCAGGCCGGAGGAGGTCGCCGAGGTCGTCTTGTTCCTGTGCTCTCCGCGAAACACCTATATGACCGGAACCACGGTTGTGGTCGACGGCGGCCTCAGCATCACATTCTGA
- a CDS encoding M24 family metallopeptidase gives MVRDRQLRAARLLKERRLACAVFADPASTVYLTGYVPPVETGPSPFEGGPPLVVLTADGGALLIVSDIEEPAARGRATVDEVIAYRAYSPSENLPREDGYREALMQALDKARFRGGALGIEGAVPHHATAWVAQVFRGAEFTSVSECLNPIRMVKDSDEVAAIRKAADISVAGQRAVRQLVRPGLSEVELFAAVRGQMEQAFGRRLPVLADLVSGPRSAEVGGAPSSRTVGEGEVVLVDLVPCVDGYWGDTCVTVFLGPAPEAELRQAHRVVVEALQKGIEAVKPGMTASELDAIVRGHVRKFGYDYPHHTGHGVGTTWHEGPRIVAGDRTVLRPGMVIALEPGVYVDGRFGVRVEDLLLVTESGAEVLSHHDKSLIVP, from the coding sequence GTGGTTCGAGACCGCCAACTCCGCGCGGCACGTCTCCTGAAAGAGCGACGCTTGGCCTGCGCCGTGTTTGCGGACCCGGCGTCGACTGTGTACCTCACTGGTTACGTACCGCCCGTCGAAACTGGCCCAAGCCCGTTCGAGGGCGGGCCGCCCCTGGTTGTCCTGACCGCCGACGGTGGAGCCCTGCTCATCGTCTCTGACATAGAAGAACCAGCGGCCCGCGGGCGGGCCACGGTGGATGAGGTGATTGCCTACCGAGCCTATAGCCCGAGCGAGAACCTGCCCCGGGAGGACGGCTACAGGGAGGCTCTAATGCAGGCACTCGACAAGGCAAGGTTTCGAGGCGGCGCATTGGGGATTGAGGGAGCAGTGCCGCATCACGCTACCGCCTGGGTGGCGCAGGTTTTTCGTGGCGCCGAGTTCACCAGCGTCAGCGAGTGCCTGAACCCAATTCGCATGGTGAAGGATTCGGACGAAGTGGCCGCCATCCGAAAGGCTGCCGACATCAGCGTGGCGGGGCAGCGGGCCGTCCGCCAACTCGTCCGGCCGGGGCTCAGTGAGGTCGAACTGTTTGCCGCTGTGCGGGGGCAAATGGAACAGGCCTTCGGGCGAAGGTTGCCTGTCCTGGCAGACCTGGTATCCGGCCCTCGGAGCGCGGAGGTGGGCGGTGCACCGTCTTCACGTACTGTCGGGGAGGGAGAGGTTGTCCTGGTCGACTTGGTCCCCTGTGTGGACGGGTACTGGGGCGACACCTGCGTGACTGTTTTCCTGGGTCCTGCTCCTGAAGCAGAACTGCGCCAGGCGCACCGGGTGGTAGTGGAAGCGCTCCAGAAGGGGATCGAGGCGGTGAAACCGGGCATGACCGCGTCGGAACTCGACGCGATCGTTCGTGGCCACGTGCGCAAGTTCGGCTATGACTACCCGCACCACACAGGCCACGGTGTGGGGACGACGTGGCACGAAGGGCCCCGTATAGTCGCGGGGGACCGCACGGTTCTCCGCCCGGGCATGGTCATCGCTCTCGAACCGGGGGTTTACGTTGATGGCCGTTTCGGCGTAAGGGTTGAAGACCTGTTGCTCGTCACCGAGTCGGGCGCTGAGGTCCTCAGCCACCACGACAAGTCCCTGATAGTCCCGTGA
- a CDS encoding carbohydrate ABC transporter permease, with protein sequence MEAERVTSGRELPSSTAVPAGRLGRGETPAGLVPRQKGSLSAGRRPNRYAWEWWLWVAPGAVALAFVYLYPVLVLFRDSLYQITGYTSTFVGLRNYLYVLRDEQFHAAILHNVLLLLCVPILVVLSLVLAIVLYERVVGWQFYRTVLFLPYILAVPVASVVFSHLLQYGGVVNSFLRYIGLGWAAVDWLGSPKWALPTLMGIIVWKELGFGIVLFLARLLSLPQELFEAARVDGASWLQVHRYVTVPQLRDVIGFYVTVESITMLSWVFNYVYIVSNGTGGPGTSTLVTELYVYRKAFGYGAGVLGVASAASVLLFLGSILMIIWNLRRQKEALG encoded by the coding sequence ATGGAAGCCGAACGGGTGACAAGCGGGCGGGAGCTGCCGTCCTCCACGGCAGTTCCCGCCGGCAGGCTCGGGCGGGGTGAAACCCCGGCTGGCCTGGTGCCGCGCCAGAAAGGTTCCTTGTCTGCCGGTAGGCGCCCGAACCGGTACGCCTGGGAGTGGTGGCTATGGGTTGCACCGGGTGCTGTAGCTCTGGCGTTCGTTTACCTGTACCCGGTGCTGGTCCTGTTTCGCGATAGCCTCTACCAGATTACCGGCTACACCAGCACGTTTGTCGGGTTGCGGAACTACCTGTACGTGTTACGAGACGAGCAGTTCCACGCCGCTATCCTGCACAACGTGCTCCTGCTCCTGTGCGTCCCGATCCTCGTGGTTCTCTCGTTAGTCCTTGCGATCGTGCTGTACGAGCGAGTGGTGGGATGGCAGTTCTACCGGACTGTGCTGTTCCTCCCGTATATTCTGGCTGTGCCTGTGGCGAGCGTGGTGTTCAGCCACCTCCTCCAGTACGGGGGCGTCGTGAATTCCTTCCTGCGCTACATCGGCCTTGGGTGGGCAGCAGTCGACTGGCTTGGCAGCCCCAAGTGGGCTTTGCCGACCCTGATGGGGATTATCGTCTGGAAGGAACTCGGGTTCGGAATCGTGCTCTTCCTGGCCCGTCTGTTGTCCCTGCCTCAGGAACTGTTCGAGGCCGCCCGCGTGGACGGAGCTTCCTGGCTACAGGTTCATCGCTATGTGACCGTTCCACAGTTACGAGACGTGATCGGCTTCTACGTCACGGTGGAGAGCATCACCATGCTCAGCTGGGTTTTCAATTACGTTTACATCGTGTCGAACGGAACTGGTGGCCCGGGGACCAGCACGTTGGTCACCGAACTGTACGTATACCGGAAAGCCTTTGGCTATGGCGCCGGCGTCCTGGGTGTTGCGTCCGCCGCATCGGTCTTGCTGTTCCTTGGTTCCATCCTCATGATCATCTGGAACCTGCGGCGGCAAAAGGAGGCGCTGGGATGA
- a CDS encoding ABC transporter substrate-binding protein yields MLQKFRLTVTAALLLGLVSSTAGCGGGKTPTAPREGPGTSASAPSAQPKEPVKLVMWWWGDQEAQGAKQWVDETIQEYQKLHPEVTIEAVLQTTDGLYPAFEAAAKAKKGPDIQYLWGGINTLGMAWQGYLAPISDYIPEQEWRHYLNHHEELYDGKLWSAPWYTQPSFPIVYNKELFAKAGLDPEKPPKSWDEFVAAAEKLKAAGITPLAGGLKDGWFGGWLFSVFGAQNLDSAEDIIQAVVSGDLTDRKYSEWVYKLAETIEKGYWNPDITSLELYQGLALWTQGKAAMTWVAGSDIRKFVTQMGAERVGVMTAPVFGRGKLAGTFGSTSQTLAITSFSQHKEQAADFIRFTHEPQRMKRFYEITGSIPADDRFPVEAITLPQQKEIFRWMTQNGGAYIENFIPAKLDSEGNFAGMQLLFSGSKKPDEVVQLLQDVVKKWRDENPAEVERFKSWKPNG; encoded by the coding sequence ATGCTCCAGAAGTTCAGGCTGACTGTCACGGCTGCCCTCCTTTTGGGACTAGTGAGCAGCACGGCCGGGTGTGGCGGCGGCAAGACCCCTACTGCCCCGCGGGAGGGCCCTGGGACCTCGGCGAGCGCTCCGTCTGCCCAGCCCAAGGAGCCCGTCAAGCTGGTCATGTGGTGGTGGGGGGACCAGGAGGCACAAGGCGCCAAGCAGTGGGTGGACGAGACGATTCAGGAGTACCAGAAGCTCCATCCTGAGGTGACCATCGAGGCGGTCCTGCAGACCACCGACGGTTTGTATCCGGCCTTTGAGGCGGCGGCGAAAGCCAAGAAGGGCCCCGACATCCAGTACCTGTGGGGTGGTATAAACACCCTCGGGATGGCCTGGCAGGGCTACCTGGCGCCTATTTCAGACTACATCCCGGAACAAGAATGGAGGCATTATCTGAACCACCACGAGGAACTATACGACGGCAAGCTGTGGTCGGCGCCGTGGTACACACAGCCGTCATTCCCGATCGTTTATAACAAGGAGCTGTTCGCCAAGGCAGGGCTCGACCCCGAAAAACCGCCGAAGTCCTGGGACGAGTTCGTGGCTGCCGCCGAGAAACTGAAGGCTGCCGGCATCACGCCTCTTGCAGGCGGCCTGAAGGATGGCTGGTTCGGCGGTTGGCTTTTCTCGGTGTTCGGTGCACAGAATCTCGATTCCGCTGAAGACATTATCCAGGCGGTGGTCTCGGGAGATCTGACGGACCGCAAGTATTCCGAATGGGTTTACAAGCTTGCAGAGACCATTGAGAAAGGGTACTGGAACCCCGACATCACGTCACTCGAGCTGTATCAGGGACTGGCGCTGTGGACCCAGGGAAAGGCGGCCATGACCTGGGTAGCGGGTTCCGACATTCGCAAGTTCGTCACGCAAATGGGTGCCGAAAGAGTCGGGGTCATGACGGCACCTGTTTTCGGCCGCGGAAAACTCGCAGGGACATTCGGCAGCACCTCACAGACCCTCGCCATTACCTCGTTCTCGCAACACAAGGAGCAGGCCGCCGATTTCATCCGGTTCACTCACGAACCCCAGCGGATGAAGCGGTTCTACGAGATCACTGGGTCGATCCCGGCCGATGATCGGTTCCCGGTTGAGGCAATCACGCTCCCGCAGCAGAAGGAGATCTTTCGCTGGATGACGCAGAATGGCGGGGCGTACATCGAAAACTTCATCCCTGCAAAGCTTGATAGTGAAGGCAACTTCGCGGGCATGCAGCTCCTTTTCTCTGGCAGCAAGAAACCGGATGAGGTGGTTCAGCTACTTCAGGACGTCGTCAAGAAGTGGCGCGATGAGAATCCGGCGGAGGTCGAGCGGTTCAAGTCATGGAAGCCGAACGGGTGA
- a CDS encoding aldose epimerase family protein translates to MTARVETGWSYLGHDALILENEFVRVVLLPGLGGKIWELTDKVSGRQWLWHSPRVEPRAAPFGAVYDDWFCGGWDELFPNDAPEVYNGESLVDHGEVWSLPWTACVECAGPVEAVVRLTRATPITPAMVERRLVLRTGERQLRLFYQISNTGYRPFDFLWKLHPALSVAPGYRIDLPATEARMEQGYTGRVGHAEPFPWPVTDGLDVRHVPGPEAGVTELVYTYGLRAGWCALTDPEALVGIGLVFPSDVFRSVWIFGAYGGWRGLYTTILEPCTGYPYRLADAVASGRANRLAPGESLKADVTVVFYSGVHEVYEITDGGEVKGCGTQR, encoded by the coding sequence TTGACCGCGCGAGTTGAAACGGGTTGGAGCTATCTTGGTCACGATGCTTTGATACTCGAAAATGAATTCGTGCGGGTTGTACTGCTTCCCGGACTCGGTGGGAAGATCTGGGAGCTGACCGACAAGGTGTCCGGGCGGCAGTGGCTGTGGCACAGTCCACGGGTAGAGCCACGGGCCGCGCCCTTCGGGGCTGTCTACGATGACTGGTTTTGCGGCGGTTGGGACGAACTGTTCCCCAACGATGCGCCAGAGGTGTACAACGGGGAGTCGCTAGTGGACCACGGAGAGGTCTGGTCCCTTCCGTGGACCGCTTGCGTGGAGTGCGCCGGGCCCGTTGAGGCGGTTGTACGTCTTACACGCGCCACCCCGATCACTCCGGCCATGGTGGAACGGCGCCTTGTCCTGCGGACGGGCGAGCGGCAGTTGCGGCTTTTCTATCAGATAAGCAACACGGGCTACCGTCCCTTTGACTTCCTCTGGAAGCTCCACCCGGCTCTATCCGTGGCCCCGGGCTACAGGATCGATCTGCCGGCAACCGAAGCACGGATGGAACAAGGATACACCGGTCGCGTCGGACACGCGGAACCGTTCCCGTGGCCGGTGACGGACGGGCTAGACGTTCGCCATGTGCCAGGACCGGAGGCGGGTGTCACGGAACTAGTGTACACCTACGGGCTGCGTGCCGGATGGTGCGCCCTCACCGATCCGGAGGCACTCGTCGGGATCGGCCTTGTATTCCCGTCCGACGTTTTCCGCTCCGTGTGGATCTTCGGTGCCTATGGAGGGTGGCGGGGCCTTTACACCACCATTCTCGAGCCCTGTACCGGCTACCCGTACCGGTTGGCCGATGCGGTCGCTTCGGGCCGGGCAAACCGGCTCGCCCCGGGCGAGTCGCTGAAGGCCGACGTGACTGTCGTTTTCTACTCAGGGGTGCATGAGGTATACGAGATTACCGACGGGGGCGAGGTGAAAGGGTGTGGAACTCAGCGGTAA
- a CDS encoding IclR family transcriptional regulator: MGARSKTVRKVGAVDKALAILFVLAQNSQDWGVSELARALHESPSVVHSLLRTLYERGVVDQNPATRKYYLGLGAVEIGQAALKRLAVLEQGREPLRALAHTVGECAYLMVRAQRSVVLIDRADPPVGAHVAMQVGMTSPLHAGATSKALMAFLPPEEIAAYLQEGPLEAAGPRTVTDPDTLLRDLAQIRADGFAYTEEEVHDGLAAVAAPIFNHTGRVVAGVGVAGLIERVRGRKYEIAQAVRATARSISQYLGAPRSG; encoded by the coding sequence ATGGGGGCTCGTTCGAAGACCGTACGCAAGGTAGGAGCTGTAGATAAGGCTCTTGCCATCCTCTTTGTTCTAGCCCAAAACAGCCAGGACTGGGGAGTGTCCGAACTAGCTCGTGCTCTGCATGAATCTCCCAGCGTTGTGCACTCTCTGTTGCGCACGTTGTACGAGCGAGGCGTGGTGGACCAGAATCCGGCCACCCGCAAGTATTACCTGGGGTTGGGGGCCGTGGAGATCGGGCAGGCCGCGCTCAAACGGCTTGCCGTGTTGGAACAGGGGCGGGAGCCCCTCCGGGCGCTCGCCCACACGGTGGGCGAGTGTGCCTACCTGATGGTACGTGCCCAGCGCTCCGTTGTCCTCATCGACCGGGCCGACCCACCGGTGGGGGCCCACGTGGCTATGCAGGTGGGAATGACCTCGCCGCTGCACGCGGGGGCCACCTCCAAGGCTCTGATGGCCTTTCTGCCGCCGGAAGAGATTGCGGCCTACCTTCAGGAGGGGCCGCTGGAGGCCGCGGGTCCCCGAACTGTGACGGATCCGGACACGTTGTTGCGGGATCTGGCGCAGATCCGGGCAGACGGCTTTGCCTACACGGAGGAAGAGGTGCACGACGGGCTGGCCGCGGTGGCCGCACCCATCTTCAACCACACGGGCCGCGTGGTGGCCGGTGTGGGCGTGGCCGGTCTAATCGAACGAGTGCGAGGGCGCAAGTACGAGATTGCGCAGGCGGTGCGGGCCACGGCCCGTTCCATCTCGCAGTACTTGGGTGCTCCCAGGAGCGGTTAG
- a CDS encoding mandelate racemase/muconate lactonizing enzyme family protein, with translation MKITQVEAYHLRLPAVEAICNGTQDALVVRIDTDEGISGWGEVDSSPHVIKAIYDTPSSHTLSYGLRELLIGEDPFDIRRLWDRMYRGSIYYGRRGAALQAISGADIALWDIVGKATGKPVWKLLGGAYHRRVRAYASALMPENPDDAAAFARQNLARGFKAMKFGWGPLGKDPGRDEALVAAVRDAVGPDVDIMIDVGHAWDAPTAIERIRRLSSYRLYWIEEPLFPDDLDGYARLCDAVDVRIAAGEEDTGRFAFVELMDRGRVHVVQPDVSRCGGLTEALRIADLAYTRGRMVVPHAFSTGILLAASLHFAAAIPNGGLLEYVVDGSPLSDGLARVSFSLEDGHISVPDKPGLGIEVDLDVLGRYRVE, from the coding sequence ATGAAGATCACACAGGTTGAGGCCTATCACCTCCGGCTGCCGGCTGTGGAAGCCATCTGCAACGGAACCCAGGATGCCCTTGTGGTGCGGATTGACACCGACGAGGGGATCAGCGGCTGGGGAGAGGTCGACTCGTCACCGCACGTGATCAAGGCGATTTACGACACGCCGAGTTCTCATACTCTCAGCTACGGGCTTCGGGAACTCCTGATCGGCGAAGACCCGTTCGACATCCGCCGGTTGTGGGACAGGATGTACCGCGGGAGCATTTACTACGGGCGGCGCGGAGCTGCCCTTCAGGCGATCAGCGGCGCAGACATCGCCCTGTGGGACATCGTGGGCAAGGCAACGGGGAAACCGGTCTGGAAGCTCTTGGGCGGTGCCTATCACCGTCGGGTGCGGGCCTACGCGAGCGCTCTCATGCCGGAGAACCCGGATGACGCTGCCGCGTTCGCGCGTCAGAATCTGGCTCGTGGCTTCAAGGCTATGAAGTTCGGTTGGGGTCCGCTAGGAAAGGACCCTGGCCGTGATGAGGCGCTGGTTGCTGCCGTCCGGGATGCGGTCGGGCCTGATGTCGACATCATGATCGACGTCGGCCACGCCTGGGATGCACCGACCGCGATCGAGCGGATTCGCCGCCTCTCTTCGTACAGGCTGTACTGGATCGAGGAGCCCCTCTTTCCGGACGACCTCGACGGGTACGCCCGCCTGTGCGACGCGGTGGACGTGCGGATCGCCGCGGGAGAGGAGGACACGGGCCGGTTCGCCTTTGTCGAGTTGATGGACCGGGGACGGGTTCACGTGGTACAGCCCGACGTGAGCCGGTGCGGGGGACTCACCGAAGCGCTTCGGATCGCGGACCTGGCGTATACGCGCGGGCGCATGGTGGTGCCCCACGCGTTCAGCACCGGTATCCTGCTTGCGGCGTCCCTCCACTTCGCTGCCGCCATTCCCAACGGTGGCCTACTGGAATACGTGGTCGACGGATCTCCTCTCAGCGACGGCCTCGCACGGGTGTCCTTCAGTCTTGAAGATGGCCACATCTCCGTCCCAGACAAACCCGGCCTCGGAATCGAGGTCGACTTGGACGTTCTGGGGCGTTATCGCGTCGAATGA
- a CDS encoding carbohydrate ABC transporter permease: MSHFWRRAPLEVLRQGILILASVSALFPLYFMLVNSLKNPVEYQTSPLRLPASLDFSNYAQALHAGFLRWFFNSIVITGASIVLVTFLAALAAYAVAWMGVPYGRTAVALVAGLMTVPPIIMVIPLFRMMADLQLVDTHVAVVLIYTGLMMPFSLFMLYNFFRSIPRELLEAVAIDGAGHLRAFWSVVLPLSRPAIVTLALVNMLWAWNELLIALVFLQTDKAKTLMVGITTFQSKHNLNVPVIMAGLFVATIPVVALYLAGQRYFIRGLTAGAIKE; the protein is encoded by the coding sequence ATGAGCCATTTCTGGAGACGGGCGCCCCTGGAGGTCCTGCGTCAGGGTATCCTCATCCTCGCCAGCGTATCTGCCCTGTTTCCTCTCTACTTCATGTTAGTAAACAGTCTCAAGAACCCAGTTGAATACCAGACCAGTCCGTTACGACTGCCGGCGTCACTCGACTTCAGCAATTACGCTCAGGCCCTCCATGCGGGTTTCCTGCGGTGGTTTTTCAACAGTATAGTGATCACCGGCGCGAGCATCGTGCTGGTCACTTTCCTCGCGGCGTTGGCGGCCTATGCTGTGGCCTGGATGGGGGTGCCATACGGTCGGACGGCAGTCGCGCTCGTGGCAGGCCTGATGACGGTTCCCCCGATCATTATGGTGATCCCGTTGTTTCGAATGATGGCGGACTTACAGTTAGTGGATACTCATGTGGCAGTGGTGCTGATCTACACAGGGCTCATGATGCCGTTCTCCCTGTTCATGCTCTATAACTTCTTCCGTTCCATTCCCCGCGAGCTTCTGGAGGCCGTGGCGATTGACGGTGCCGGTCACCTGCGCGCCTTCTGGAGCGTTGTCCTTCCGCTTTCGCGCCCCGCGATCGTAACGCTGGCCCTGGTCAACATGTTGTGGGCCTGGAACGAGTTGCTGATCGCGCTCGTCTTCCTGCAAACTGACAAGGCGAAAACGTTGATGGTCGGGATCACCACGTTCCAATCGAAACACAACTTGAACGTACCGGTGATCATGGCGGGGCTCTTCGTAGCAACGATACCGGTCGTTGCCCTGTACCTGGCAGGCCAGCGATACTTCATCCGAGGCCTGACCGCCGGGGCCATCAAGGAGTAG